The Paraburkholderia sp. SOS3 genome includes a region encoding these proteins:
- a CDS encoding entericidin A/B family lipoprotein, which yields MARLIALLLFVAAGTATLSACNTVSGAGQDISKGGQAITNSADKAKE from the coding sequence ATGGCTCGACTCATCGCTTTGCTTCTGTTCGTGGCGGCAGGCACGGCCACGCTCTCTGCATGCAATACGGTCTCCGGCGCCGGCCAGGATATCTCGAAGGGCGGCCAGGCCATCACCAACTCCGCCGACAAGGCGAAGGAGTAA
- a CDS encoding pentapeptide MXKDX repeat protein, producing MKKFAMAAMAAAFLVTGTAAFAQASGAMSNDAMSKDSMSKDAMSHDKMSKDSMSKDAMSHDKMAKSGSKDKMKHDSMKKGDAMSHEASGAMSQ from the coding sequence ATGAAGAAATTCGCAATGGCAGCAATGGCAGCAGCCTTCCTCGTAACGGGCACGGCCGCTTTCGCACAGGCAAGCGGCGCGATGTCGAACGATGCAATGTCGAAGGATTCGATGTCGAAGGATGCAATGTCCCACGACAAGATGTCGAAGGACTCGATGTCGAAGGATGCGATGTCCCACGACAAGATGGCCAAGTCGGGCTCGAAAGACAAAATGAAGCACGACAGCATGAAGAAGGGCGACGCGATGAGCCACGAAGCGTCGGGTGCGATGAGCCAGTAA
- a CDS encoding ABC transporter ATP-binding protein, with product MKLAPVSITVSNCAKTFRGTRVLEPLELQIGAGETLVLLGPSGCGKTTTLRLIAGLETPDPGGRVRFGNDDVTALPIEKRAVGMVFQNYALFPNLTVRGNVGYGLRIRRVAAHETRRRVDELLAMMRLTDHADKPVDQLSGGQRQRVALARALAPQPRVLLLDEPLTALDARLRDALRGEMNALLRELGITTVYVTHDQAEAMELGDRIVVMSEGRIEQIGAPRDIYYRPANRAVAQFIGTINRVAGAWRDGVLTTRGGALRVPEPRAAQTARNSQAPGDARDSDTHEVFFRPEDAWLADPSTAPLRGVVEHAAFLGERTRLTIRDAAPDALIVDVAGRVELARGTTVGISIAQDALIALS from the coding sequence ATGAAGCTCGCCCCTGTCTCCATCACCGTGTCGAACTGCGCGAAGACGTTTCGGGGCACGCGCGTGCTCGAGCCGCTCGAATTGCAGATCGGCGCCGGCGAGACGCTCGTGCTGCTCGGCCCGTCGGGCTGCGGCAAGACCACGACGCTAAGGCTGATCGCCGGGCTCGAAACGCCGGACCCAGGCGGCCGCGTCCGCTTCGGCAACGACGACGTCACCGCGCTGCCGATCGAAAAACGCGCAGTCGGCATGGTGTTTCAGAACTACGCGCTGTTTCCAAACCTGACGGTGCGCGGCAATGTCGGCTACGGGCTCAGGATCCGGCGCGTCGCCGCTCACGAAACGCGGCGCCGCGTCGACGAACTGCTCGCGATGATGCGGCTCACCGACCATGCGGACAAGCCCGTCGACCAGCTTTCGGGCGGCCAGCGCCAGCGCGTCGCCCTCGCCCGCGCGCTCGCGCCGCAACCGCGCGTGCTGCTGCTCGACGAGCCGTTGACCGCGCTCGATGCGCGGCTGCGCGATGCGCTGCGCGGCGAGATGAATGCGCTGTTGCGCGAACTCGGCATCACGACCGTCTACGTGACGCACGATCAGGCCGAAGCGATGGAACTCGGCGACCGCATCGTCGTGATGAGCGAAGGACGCATCGAACAGATCGGCGCGCCGCGCGACATCTACTATCGTCCGGCCAATCGCGCGGTCGCGCAGTTTATCGGCACGATCAACCGCGTGGCCGGTGCGTGGCGCGACGGTGTGCTGACGACGCGCGGCGGCGCGTTACGCGTGCCCGAGCCGCGCGCTGCGCAGACTGCGCGAAACAGTCAGGCACCCGGCGATGCACGCGATAGCGATACCCACGAAGTGTTCTTTCGCCCCGAAGACGCATGGCTTGCCGATCCATCGACCGCGCCGCTGCGCGGCGTCGTCGAGCACGCTGCGTTTCTCGGCGAACGCACGCGGCTCACGATTCGCGATGCGGCACCCGACGCATTGATCGTCGATGTCGCGGGCCGCGTCGAGCTGGCCCGCGGCACGACCGTCGGCATCTCGATCGCGCAGGATGCGCTGATTGCGCTATCGTGA
- a CDS encoding DUF4397 domain-containing protein — protein sequence MKLIRTIAALASAASLLTACGGGSDASKELGLTNPEMRFVHAIAGGPAVDFLVNGAALQTNINYKGVTNFANVNTGQTVVGYSLTGSMTALASGTFPDVAKGHEYTVLAVPGLTAPDIGLIDDPFDKGLLSNSARVRAYNATVNAQNVDFYIVAQGTNINTVGPTLSAVSFKNAVPPSGQDSVYIDGGTYVLIATTASTKTVIFQSAPFSLSNNADWLLTTVPIAGTLSQLLPNQIDVLVAQGGNTSQPAVLLTNTLTGQ from the coding sequence ATGAAGCTCATCCGTACGATCGCGGCACTGGCTAGTGCGGCATCCTTGTTGACGGCTTGCGGCGGGGGTAGCGACGCGAGCAAGGAACTCGGTTTGACCAATCCCGAGATGCGTTTCGTGCACGCGATCGCGGGCGGTCCGGCGGTCGATTTCCTTGTCAATGGCGCCGCGTTGCAGACGAACATCAACTACAAGGGAGTCACCAATTTTGCAAACGTGAATACCGGCCAGACGGTGGTCGGCTATTCGTTGACGGGAAGCATGACCGCGCTGGCGAGCGGCACCTTCCCCGACGTTGCGAAGGGCCATGAGTACACGGTGCTGGCCGTGCCGGGTTTGACCGCGCCCGACATCGGCCTGATCGACGATCCGTTCGACAAGGGGCTCCTGTCGAATAGCGCGCGCGTGCGTGCGTACAACGCGACGGTCAACGCGCAGAACGTCGACTTCTATATCGTTGCGCAAGGGACGAACATCAACACAGTGGGCCCGACGCTGTCGGCCGTGTCGTTCAAGAACGCCGTTCCTCCGTCCGGCCAGGACTCGGTTTATATCGACGGCGGCACCTATGTGCTGATTGCGACGACGGCCAGCACGAAGACGGTCATCTTCCAGTCGGCTCCGTTCTCGCTGTCGAACAACGCGGACTGGCTCCTGACGACGGTGCCGATCGCCGGCACGCTGAGCCAGCTGCTGCCGAACCAGATCGACGTGCTCGTCGCGCAAGGCGGCAATACATCGCAGCCGGCCGTGCTGCTGACCAACACGTTGACGGGACAATAA
- a CDS encoding MFS transporter, translated as MSTSESSGPSDRSPGGLLLLLATIAGISVANIYYNQPLLDDFRKSYPHSAEWVGVVPASTQLGYAAGMLLLAPLGDRFDRRALILLQTAGMCIALLCATFAPTLSILVAASLAIGILATIAQQAVPFAAEIAPPSARGQAVGIVMSGLLLGILLARTAAGFIAEYFGWRTVFGVSIVVLIALAAVIVMRLPHSKPTSTLPYGQLLASMWHLTVELRGLREAALTGASLFAGFSAFWSTLALLLAGPPFHLGPQAAGLFGIVGAAGALAAPLAGKSADRRGPRAVVTLSIGLCAISFVVFALSGSSLVGLVIGVIVLDIGVQAAQISNQSRIYALKPEARSRVNTVYMVVYFIGGSLGSLAAALVWPRFGWVGVSIAGLLFTGLAAWNHQRTGRKVAAASR; from the coding sequence ATGTCCACTTCCGAAAGCTCCGGACCGTCCGATCGTTCGCCAGGCGGCCTGCTGCTGCTTCTCGCGACCATCGCCGGTATCTCGGTCGCGAACATCTACTACAACCAGCCTCTGCTCGACGACTTCCGCAAGTCGTATCCGCATAGCGCCGAATGGGTCGGCGTCGTGCCGGCCTCGACGCAACTCGGCTATGCGGCCGGCATGCTGCTGCTCGCGCCGCTCGGCGACCGTTTCGATCGGCGTGCGCTGATCCTGCTGCAAACCGCCGGCATGTGCATCGCGCTGCTGTGCGCGACGTTCGCGCCGACGCTTTCGATACTCGTCGCCGCCAGTCTCGCAATCGGCATTCTCGCGACGATCGCGCAGCAGGCCGTGCCGTTCGCGGCCGAGATCGCGCCACCCTCGGCGCGCGGCCAGGCGGTCGGCATCGTGATGAGCGGGCTGCTGCTCGGCATCCTGCTCGCCCGTACGGCAGCGGGTTTCATCGCGGAGTATTTCGGCTGGCGCACGGTGTTCGGCGTGTCGATCGTCGTGCTGATCGCGCTCGCGGCCGTGATCGTCATGCGCCTGCCGCACAGCAAGCCGACCTCGACGCTGCCGTACGGCCAGCTGCTCGCATCGATGTGGCATCTGACCGTCGAACTGCGCGGACTGCGCGAAGCGGCACTCACGGGCGCGTCGCTGTTCGCGGGCTTCAGCGCATTCTGGTCGACGCTCGCGCTGCTGCTCGCCGGCCCGCCGTTCCATCTCGGGCCGCAGGCGGCGGGCCTGTTCGGCATCGTCGGCGCGGCCGGTGCGCTGGCTGCGCCGCTCGCCGGCAAATCGGCGGACCGTCGCGGTCCGCGCGCGGTCGTCACGCTGTCGATCGGGCTTTGCGCGATATCGTTCGTCGTATTCGCACTGTCGGGCTCGAGCCTCGTGGGGCTCGTGATCGGCGTGATCGTGCTCGACATCGGCGTGCAGGCCGCGCAGATCTCGAACCAGTCGCGCATCTATGCGCTCAAGCCCGAGGCGCGCAGCCGCGTGAATACCGTTTATATGGTCGTGTACTTCATCGGCGGCTCGCTCGGCTCGCTGGCGGCAGCGCTCGTGTGGCCGCGCTTCGGCTGGGTCGGCGTGAGCATCGCGGGACTGCTCTTCACGGGCCTCGCCGCGTGGAATCATCAGCGCACCGGGCGCAAGGTGGCGGCCGCGTCGCGATAA
- a CDS encoding DUF1328 domain-containing protein, whose product MLHYALVFFVIAIIAAVFGFTGIAAGAAEIAKILFYIFLVVFVVTLLLGVFRT is encoded by the coding sequence ATGCTGCATTACGCACTCGTATTCTTCGTGATCGCGATCATTGCCGCAGTGTTCGGATTTACCGGCATTGCGGCGGGCGCGGCCGAAATCGCAAAAATTCTGTTCTACATCTTCCTGGTGGTGTTCGTCGTCACGCTGTTGCTCGGCGTGTTCCGAACGTAG
- a CDS encoding molybdopterin-dependent oxidoreductase has protein sequence MNDKLKPASKLDRQSILQDAQRELTMPSRRLFGRQLLTLGGLSMLTGCSLTDDDSVNKFLMAVSRLNDSAQALLFSPTQLAPTYTEAQITRPFPFNAYYGIDQVPHVDEATYRLQLSGLVTGKRTWTLPELVALPHEEQITRHICVEGWSAIGRWGGTSFGDFLKRVGADTSAKYVGFKCADDYYESIDMPTALHPQTLLTFDYDGERLPARYGFPMKLRMPTKLGYKNPKHIVEIFVTNKYPGGYWSDQGYNWFGGS, from the coding sequence ATGAACGACAAACTCAAACCCGCAAGCAAACTCGACCGCCAGTCCATTTTGCAGGATGCGCAACGCGAACTCACGATGCCGTCGCGGCGCCTCTTCGGCAGGCAGTTGCTGACGTTGGGCGGCCTGTCGATGCTGACCGGCTGTTCGCTGACCGACGACGATTCGGTCAACAAGTTTCTCATGGCGGTGTCGCGGCTCAACGATAGCGCGCAGGCGTTGCTGTTCAGCCCGACGCAGCTTGCGCCGACCTACACGGAGGCGCAGATCACGCGGCCGTTCCCGTTCAATGCGTACTACGGCATCGACCAGGTGCCGCACGTCGACGAAGCGACGTACCGTCTGCAATTGAGCGGCCTCGTCACCGGCAAGCGGACGTGGACGTTGCCCGAACTCGTCGCGCTGCCGCACGAGGAACAGATCACGCGGCATATCTGCGTGGAAGGCTGGAGCGCGATCGGCCGCTGGGGCGGCACCTCGTTCGGCGATTTCCTCAAGCGCGTCGGCGCCGATACGAGCGCGAAGTACGTCGGCTTCAAATGCGCGGACGACTACTACGAAAGCATCGATATGCCGACCGCGCTGCATCCGCAGACGCTGCTCACGTTCGACTACGACGGCGAGCGTCTGCCCGCCAGATACGGCTTCCCGATGAAGCTGCGGATGCCGACCAAGCTCGGCTACAAGAACCCGAAGCACATCGTCGAGATTTTCGTCACGAATAAGTACCCCGGCGGCTACTGGAGCGACCAGGGGTACAACTGGTTCGGAGGCAGCTGA
- a CDS encoding ferritin-like domain-containing protein — translation MSNSSEAQGSAAKGPFVMDLERIRAQARQDMDDGPVTQTYKADRETVLKLLNGALATEIVCTLRYKRHYFMAKGINSEGVAQEFLEHANEEQQHADQLAARIVQLGGEPDFAPDSLTARSHSEYKEGADLKDMIRENLVAERIAIDTYREIVRYLGDADTTTRRIFEEILAVEEEHADDMADLLSSR, via the coding sequence ATGTCGAACTCATCTGAAGCCCAGGGCAGCGCAGCGAAAGGCCCGTTCGTGATGGACCTCGAAAGAATCCGCGCCCAGGCGCGTCAGGATATGGACGACGGTCCGGTCACGCAAACCTACAAGGCCGATCGCGAAACCGTGCTCAAGCTGTTGAACGGCGCGCTTGCGACGGAAATCGTTTGCACGCTGCGCTACAAGCGCCACTATTTCATGGCGAAGGGCATCAATTCGGAAGGGGTCGCGCAGGAGTTTCTCGAGCACGCCAACGAAGAGCAGCAGCACGCGGACCAGCTCGCCGCGCGCATCGTGCAGCTCGGCGGCGAGCCGGACTTCGCACCCGACAGCCTGACCGCGCGCTCGCACTCGGAATACAAGGAAGGCGCCGACCTCAAGGACATGATTCGCGAGAACCTCGTCGCCGAGCGGATCGCGATCGATACGTATCGCGAGATCGTGCGCTATCTCGGCGACGCCGATACGACGACGCGCCGCATTTTCGAGGAAATTCTCGCGGTCGAGGAAGAGCACGCGGACGATATGGCGGACCTGCTCTCGAGCCGCTGA
- a CDS encoding ABC transporter permease: protein MNTAPELRQHAEPGTQNVREQARAQACAQPRRRVLAWPSLRGWLAAGQWLVTLALCAFLIVPIVMSVIAGLTVNYFRGIASGLTLRWLGEVWTQYHASVFLSLEVAAATLAITLITGVPAGYALARSNTRFARVVEELLVLPVALPGLASALALLVVYGGFTAFRMSAAFIVVGHVVFTLPFMVRAVAAVCAGTGLRTLEEGAASLGATFTQRFVTIVLPNIRPGIVAGALAVLTLSIGEFNLTWMLHTPDTKTLPVGLADTYASMRIEIGSAYTILFFIMTMPLLVAMQWLGVDATGPRRATQTANTAVAATTPARSSRSDYADDSTPS from the coding sequence ATGAATACGGCGCCCGAGTTGCGACAGCACGCCGAACCGGGCACGCAAAACGTACGCGAACAGGCACGCGCGCAGGCATGCGCGCAGCCACGCCGCCGCGTGCTCGCGTGGCCATCGCTGCGCGGCTGGCTCGCGGCGGGCCAATGGCTCGTCACGCTCGCGCTGTGCGCATTCCTGATCGTGCCGATCGTGATGTCGGTGATCGCGGGCCTGACCGTCAATTACTTTCGCGGTATTGCGAGCGGACTCACTTTGCGCTGGCTCGGCGAGGTGTGGACGCAGTATCACGCGTCGGTATTCCTGTCTCTCGAAGTCGCGGCGGCCACGCTCGCCATCACGCTGATCACGGGCGTGCCGGCCGGCTATGCGCTCGCGCGCAGCAACACGCGCTTTGCGCGCGTCGTCGAAGAGCTGCTCGTCCTGCCCGTGGCATTGCCCGGGCTTGCGTCGGCGCTCGCGCTGCTCGTCGTCTACGGCGGCTTCACTGCGTTTCGCATGAGCGCGGCGTTTATCGTCGTCGGCCATGTCGTGTTCACGCTGCCGTTCATGGTGCGCGCGGTCGCCGCCGTCTGTGCGGGCACCGGACTGCGCACGCTCGAAGAAGGTGCGGCAAGCCTCGGCGCGACCTTCACGCAGCGCTTCGTGACAATCGTGCTGCCGAATATCCGACCGGGCATCGTCGCGGGCGCGCTCGCGGTGCTCACGCTGTCGATCGGCGAATTCAACCTCACGTGGATGCTGCACACGCCCGACACGAAAACGCTGCCGGTCGGCCTCGCCGATACCTACGCGTCGATGCGCATCGAAATCGGCAGTGCGTACACCATTCTGTTTTTCATCATGACGATGCCGCTGCTCGTCGCGATGCAATGGCTCGGCGTCGACGCGACCGGCCCGCGCCGCGCGACGCAAACCGCGAACACCGCAGTCGCAGCCACAACGCCGGCGCGCTCTTCGCGCTCCGATTACGCAGACGACTCAACCCCATCATGA
- a CDS encoding EamA family transporter, which translates to MRVNLPARFPFRLPGSRGGRIALALAVVYLVWGSTYLCVHVALGSFPPLLMSGLRNFFAGIGLFVFAIRRRPSPPSLEQVRNAALVGTMLVGLSSGMLAYGMRTVGTGTAAVMVATVPLFATVIAAVAGRRIARGEWFAVGLGLIGIMILSHGDTSPGSAGGSLAILCGALFWAGGAHLAGRLTLPSDLFLSTALQIGLGGAISTFVAWVSGERMLELHFGPLVAFLYLMLVGTMAAYVAYGYLIRHTSPIIASSCMYVNPLVAVALGALLLAEPVTRSTVIATVVILASVGLAFWFDYRRRPRA; encoded by the coding sequence ATGCGCGTAAATCTGCCTGCGCGCTTCCCATTCCGTTTGCCGGGATCGAGAGGCGGCCGCATTGCGCTTGCGCTCGCGGTCGTCTATCTGGTCTGGGGCTCGACCTATCTGTGCGTGCACGTCGCGCTCGGTTCGTTTCCGCCCCTTCTGATGTCGGGCCTGCGAAACTTTTTCGCCGGCATCGGCCTTTTCGTCTTCGCGATCCGTCGGCGCCCGTCGCCGCCGAGCCTCGAGCAGGTGCGCAATGCGGCGCTGGTCGGCACGATGCTCGTCGGGCTGTCGAGCGGCATGCTCGCCTACGGCATGCGCACGGTCGGCACCGGCACGGCGGCCGTGATGGTCGCGACGGTGCCGCTGTTCGCCACCGTGATCGCCGCGGTGGCGGGGCGCCGCATCGCGCGCGGCGAGTGGTTCGCGGTCGGCCTCGGGCTGATCGGCATCATGATCCTCAGTCATGGCGATACGTCGCCGGGCTCGGCGGGCGGCAGCCTCGCGATTCTTTGCGGCGCGCTCTTCTGGGCAGGCGGTGCGCATCTGGCCGGTCGCCTGACGCTGCCGTCCGATCTGTTTCTGTCGACCGCGTTGCAGATCGGTCTGGGCGGGGCGATTTCGACGTTCGTCGCGTGGGTATCCGGCGAGCGGATGCTCGAACTGCACTTCGGCCCGCTGGTCGCGTTCCTCTATCTGATGCTCGTCGGCACGATGGCCGCGTACGTTGCGTACGGTTATCTGATCCGCCACACGAGTCCGATCATCGCGAGCAGCTGCATGTACGTGAATCCGCTCGTCGCGGTCGCGCTCGGCGCGCTGTTGCTGGCCGAGCCCGTCACGCGCTCGACGGTGATTGCGACCGTCGTCATTCTCGCGAGCGTCGGGCTTGCGTTCTGGTTCGACTACCGGCGGCGTCCGCGCGCATGA
- a CDS encoding DUF1328 domain-containing protein, with translation MLKWALFFAVVAVIAGLLGFTGVAAGAAAIAKILFIVFVILCVVFLVLGFVVTKKIVD, from the coding sequence ATGCTGAAGTGGGCGCTGTTCTTCGCTGTCGTGGCCGTGATTGCCGGGTTGCTGGGATTTACCGGCGTGGCGGCGGGCGCGGCGGCGATCGCGAAGATTCTGTTCATCGTGTTCGTGATTCTGTGCGTTGTGTTTCTCGTACTTGGCTTCGTCGTGACGAAGAAGATCGTCGATTAG
- a CDS encoding phosphodiesterase: protein MLLAQISDLHIKRPGALAYRRVDTAAYFSRCIAALNALEPRPDAVIVTGDLVDQGDVEQYEHLKTLLAPLQIACYLLVGNHDDRAALRTVFSERRELFEGGEFVQYVVDVGALRVLALDSIVPGASGGTLCAARLAWLERQLDAARDKAVIVALHHPPFVSGIGHMDRVRLDPVAARAFEALIARHPNVERVICGHVHRPMFARFAGTIASAVPAPAHQVALDLRDDGPSAFRMEAPAFALHRYDAATGLVTHHAYVDAGDGPYPFHEPAGALID from the coding sequence ATGCTGCTAGCCCAGATCAGCGACCTGCATATCAAACGCCCCGGCGCGCTCGCTTACCGCCGCGTCGACACCGCCGCGTATTTCAGCCGCTGCATCGCGGCGCTCAATGCGCTCGAGCCGCGCCCGGACGCCGTGATCGTGACCGGCGACCTCGTCGACCAAGGCGACGTCGAACAGTACGAGCACCTGAAAACGCTGCTCGCGCCGCTGCAGATTGCCTGTTACCTGCTGGTCGGCAATCACGACGACCGCGCCGCGCTGCGCACGGTGTTTAGCGAACGACGCGAGCTCTTCGAAGGCGGCGAGTTCGTGCAGTACGTGGTGGACGTCGGCGCGCTGCGTGTGCTCGCGCTCGATTCGATCGTGCCCGGCGCGAGCGGCGGCACGTTGTGCGCGGCGCGCCTCGCGTGGCTCGAACGGCAACTCGACGCGGCACGCGACAAAGCGGTAATCGTCGCGCTCCATCATCCGCCGTTCGTGTCCGGCATCGGTCATATGGATCGTGTGCGCCTCGATCCGGTGGCCGCCCGTGCATTCGAAGCGTTGATCGCACGCCATCCGAACGTCGAACGCGTGATCTGCGGACATGTGCACCGGCCGATGTTCGCGCGCTTTGCCGGCACGATCGCGTCGGCAGTGCCGGCGCCTGCGCATCAGGTCGCGCTCGATCTGCGCGACGACGGGCCGTCCGCGTTCCGCATGGAAGCGCCGGCTTTCGCGCTGCATCGGTACGACGCGGCGACGGGGCTCGTCACGCATCATGCGTATGTCGATGCGGGCGACGGCCCGTATCCGTTCCATGAGCCCGCCGGTGCGCTGATCGACTGA
- a CDS encoding ABC transporter permease: MNDITFPRLWRMAFVAPALSVFIAFWLLPIAALVQLSGNGRPFATYKALLTNARYMQSLGETVVLSAAVTVATLVLSVIAGLLLARREFAGKRTLLALLTFPLAFPGVVVGFMVIMLAGRQGLIGTLSMKLTGERWVFAYSMAGLFIGYLYFSIPRVIVTVMASATRLDASLEEAARSLGASPWRIMCDIVLPALAPGLIAAGAVCFATSMGAFGTAFTLATDIDVLPMTIYTQFTLSANMVTAAGLSIMLGIVTWAVLAAARSATGSAVAATA; the protein is encoded by the coding sequence GTCGGTGTTCATCGCATTCTGGCTGCTGCCGATCGCCGCGCTCGTGCAGCTGAGCGGCAACGGCCGGCCGTTTGCGACGTACAAGGCGCTGCTGACCAACGCGCGCTATATGCAAAGCCTCGGCGAAACCGTCGTGCTGTCGGCGGCCGTGACGGTCGCCACGCTCGTTCTATCGGTCATCGCCGGCCTGCTGCTCGCGCGCCGCGAGTTCGCCGGCAAACGCACGCTGCTCGCGCTGCTCACTTTTCCGCTGGCGTTTCCGGGCGTCGTCGTCGGCTTTATGGTGATCATGCTGGCGGGACGGCAAGGCCTGATCGGCACGCTGTCGATGAAACTGACCGGCGAGCGCTGGGTGTTCGCCTATTCGATGGCGGGCCTTTTCATCGGCTATCTGTACTTCTCGATTCCGCGCGTGATCGTCACCGTCATGGCGTCGGCAACCAGGCTCGATGCGTCGCTCGAAGAAGCGGCACGCTCACTGGGCGCATCGCCGTGGCGGATCATGTGCGACATCGTGCTGCCCGCGCTTGCGCCAGGGCTGATCGCGGCAGGCGCCGTATGCTTCGCGACCTCGATGGGCGCGTTCGGCACCGCCTTCACGCTCGCCACCGACATCGACGTGCTGCCGATGACGATCTACACGCAGTTCACCCTGAGCGCGAACATGGTCACGGCCGCGGGCCTGTCGATCATGCTCGGCATCGTCACGTGGGCGGTGCTCGCAGCGGCACGCAGCGCGACGGGCTCGGCCGTCGCGGCCACCGCATGA